One Vitis riparia cultivar Riparia Gloire de Montpellier isolate 1030 chromosome 4, EGFV_Vit.rip_1.0, whole genome shotgun sequence genomic window carries:
- the LOC117912237 gene encoding uncharacterized protein LOC117912237, protein MEESLDHRNSLAAPLIFTVVISFQFISVWLELSKKRGLRSAEDDKLRGEIKQLLKEASAFSQPSTFAQAAKLRRMAAAKEKELLKNQESLNREKKSSYDSYLKALLFLKVFFYFVLVCWYWSSPVAAISKQLVQPFGKVLSWRSGVSSNDNVMVGIIPWLVLSTRVSKFICRKVLN, encoded by the exons ATGGAGGAAAGCCTAGATCACCGAAACTCTCTTGCAGCTCCCCTAATTTTCACCGTCGTCATCTCCTTCCAATTCATTTCCGTGTGGCTAGAACTCTCCAAGAAG AGAGGGTTGAGAAGTGCTGAAGATGACAAGTTGCGTGGAGAAATAAAGCAACTCTTGAAGGAGGCAAGCGCATTTTCACA GCCATCAACATTTGCACAGGCTGCAAAACTCAGAAGGATGGCAGCAGCTAaggagaaggaacttctgaaaa ATCAAGAATCACTCAACAGGGAAAAGAAATCGTCTTATGATTCTTATCTGAAAGCTCTGCTCTTTTTGAAG gtgtttttttattttgtgctGGTTTGCTGGTATTGGAGCTCTCCTGTTGCTGCCATATCTAAGCAACTTGTGCAACCCTTTG gAAAGGTGTTATCTTGGAGATCTGGGGTTTCTTCGAATGACAATGTTATG GTTGGAATTATTCCATGGCTGGTATTGTCTACCAGAGTAAGCAAATTCATCTGCCGAAAAGTCCTCAATTAA
- the LOC117912959 gene encoding cancer-related nucleoside-triphosphatase, which produces MAGPGKCFLVTGPPGVGKTTLITRVLETLKISNPNLKVQGFYTSEVREASERVGFQVVTLDGRKGPLASSSISSPESLRWPSVGKYRVDIASFEALALPELQVKEDTDLFIIDEVGKMELFSSSFFPAVLRVLESNIPVLASIPIPKFGRDIPGVARLRNHPGATIFTLNTGNRDFVKEQIYSQLRDLLQKH; this is translated from the exons ATGGCAGGTCCCGGTAAATGCTTCCTCGTTACTGGCCCTCCT GGCGTGGGTAAGACCACTCTGATAACGAGGGTGCTGGAGACTCTCAAAATCTCAAACCCTAATTTGAAGGTTCAGGGTTTCTACACTA GCGAGGTGAGAGAAGCCAGTGAAAGAGTTGGGTTCCAAGTGGTTACATTAGATGGTCGCAAGGGACCTCTCGCCTCTTCTTCTATTTCCAG CCCAGAGTCTCTAAGATGGCCTAGTGTTGGGAAGTACAGAGTGGATATAGCATCCTTTGAGGCATTAGCATTGCCCGAGTTGCAG GTGAAAGAAGACACTGATCTTTTCATCATCGACGAGGTTGGTAAAATGGAGCTGTTCAGTTCATCATTCTTTCCTGCTGTTCTAAGAGTTCTGGAATCAAATATTCCAGTTTTGGCCTCCATCCCAATTCCAAAATTCGGCCGAGATATACCTGGAG TTGCACGGTTGAGGAATCATCCAGGAGCAACAATTTTCACTTTGAACACCGGCAACAGGGATTTTGTTAAAGAACAGATTTACTCCCAACTCAGAGACTTACTACAGAAGCATTAG
- the LOC117912960 gene encoding HMG1/2-like protein produces MKGGKSKAAEAKRADSNARLSVKKKGAAAVGKKTAKKEKAVKDPNKPKRPASAFFVFMEEFRKQYKEKHPANKSVSVVGKAGGDKWKSLSEAEKAPYVAKAEKRKTEYNKSMQAYNKRMAEGPTAAEEEESDKSRSEVNDDEEDEDESGEEEDDEE; encoded by the exons ATGAAGGGAGGTAAATCGAAGGCCGCTGAGGCGAAGAGAGCTGATAGCAA CGCTAGGCTTTCTGTGAAGAAGAAAGGTGCCGCTGCCGTCGGAAAAAAGACGGCTAAGAAGGAGAAGGCTGTAAAGGATCCAAACAAGCCGAAGAGGCCTGCTAGTGCCTTCTTCGTTTTCAT GGAGGAGTTTAGGAAGCAGTACAAAGAAAAGCATCCAGCCAATAAATCTGTGTCTGTT GTCGGTAAAGCTGGTGGTGATAAATGGAAATCGTTGTCAGAAGCT GAGAAAGCGCCCTATGTAGCAAAGgcagagaaaaggaaaactgaATACAACAAGAGCATGCAGGCCTACAACAAGAGAATG GCTGAGGGACCGACTGCTGCTGAGGAGGAAGAGTCTGACAAATCTAGGTCTGAGGTGAACGACGACGAGGAAGACGAGGATGAGAGTGGAGAG gaagaagatgatgaagagtAG